A stretch of DNA from Coturnix japonica isolate 7356 unplaced genomic scaffold, Coturnix japonica 2.1 chrUnrandom900, whole genome shotgun sequence:
TAGAccaccccaaagacccataAAGGCTATAGGGCCNNNNNNNNNNNNNNNNNNNNNNNNNNNNNNNNNNNNNNNNNNNNNNNNNNNNNNNNNNNNNNNNNNNNNNNNNNNNNNNNNNNNNNNNNNNNNNNNNNNNNNNNNNNNNNNNNNNNNNNNNNNNNNNNNNNNNNNNNNNNNNNNNNNNNNNNNNNNNNNNNNNNNNNNNNNNNNNNNNNNNNNNNNNNNNNNNNNNNNNNNNNNNNNNNNNNNNNNNNNNNNNNNNNNNNNNNNNNNNNNATAGAGgctatagggccaccccatagaccccatagaccaccatagaccaccccaaagacccataAAGGCtatagggccgccccatagaccaccccgAAGGCACATAGGGTGGGATAGAAGCTATAGGGCCTCCCATAGAccaccccaaagacccatagaggctatagggccaccccatagaccaccccaaagacccataAAGGCtatagggccgccccatagACCAACCCTAAGACCCATAAAGGCTAcagggccaccccatagagcaccccaAAGACCCATAAAGGCTATAGGGCCGTCCCATAGAccaccccaaagacccatagaggctatagggccgccccatagagcaccccaaagacccatagaggctatagggctgccccatagaccaccccaaagacccatagGGAGGAATAGAGGCTATAGGGCCACcgcatagaccccatagaccaccatagaccaccccaaagacccataAAGGCtatagggccgccccatagaccaccccaaagacccataaaggctatagggctgccccatagagccccccaaAGCTATGGGGCCGTACCACGGAGACGCTGAGGGATCTCATGGAGGTGACGTCCCCGGGGACGCAGGTGACGTTGggggggctgcaatggggcaggGGGGACCCCACGGAGCTGTGGATGTCAGTCAAGGCTTTGCCCCACGCCGAAGAGCTGCACAGCCAGAGGAACGCCAGCAAAGCCGTCACGGCCAGGTCCTggggggggaaatatggggggaaatgggggtttgggggggtcctaaaatggggttggggggctcTAAATGGGTTGTAGGGACCCAAAGTGGGGGTTGGGGAGCAGCATGATCCCACTGGAGAGCCTTAAGGCATTGGAGAgttcagcaccatggacagcgCCCtttcagcaccatggacagcgCCCtttcagcaccacggacagcgccatttcagcaccatggacagcgCCCtttcagcaccatggacagcgTTCATTCATAAGGGAAGGGGTCTCTGAATGGGGGTTGGTGGGCTCTGAATTTGAGTTGGGGGGTCTCTATATGGGTTGTAGGGTCCCaaaatggggtttggggggtcctaaaatggggttggggggctctatatgggttatagggtctcaAAATGGGGGCTGGGGCCTCAAAATGGGGCTCtatatgggttatagggtccgAAAATGGAGGTTGGGGGGCACCATGATCCCATTGGGGGattcagcaccatggacagcgCCCATTCAGCACCGTGGACAGCGCCCattcagcaccatggacagcgCCCATTCATGTTGAGGGTCTCAcaatggggttgtggggcttGAAGTGGTGTTGGGGGTCTCAAAATGGAGTTGGGGGTCTCTATATGGGTTGTAGGGTCCCTaaatggggttgggggggtcctaaaatggggtttggggtcccaAAATGGAGTTTGGGGGGCTCAaaatggggttggggggcagcACAATCCCATTAGAGAGCCCAAAGACAATGGAGAGTTCAGCACCAAGGACAGCGCTCtttcagcaccatggacagcgCCCATTCAGCACTATGGACAGCGCCCATTCATAAGGGAGGGGGTCTCTaaatgggggttggggggctctGTATTGGGTTGGGGGTCTCTATATGGGTTGTAGGGTCCCAaaatggggttggggggctcaaaatgaagaggaaacaaaaccccATAAGAACAAAGGAAGGACTTACCCCAATCCTACCCATGGCAGCAATGGGAAAGAAACCCCCCCCTCATTAAACNNNNNNNNNNNNNNNNNNNNNNNNNNNNNNNNNNNNNNNNNNNNNNNNNNNNNNNNNNNNNNNNNNNNNNNNNNNNNNNNNNNNNNNNNNNNNNNNNNNNNNNNNNNNNNNNNNNNNNNNNNNNNNNNNNNNNNNNNNNNNNNNNNNNNNNNNNNNNNNNNNNNNNNNNNNNNNNNNNNNNNNNNNNNNNNNNNNNNNNNNNNNNNNNNNNNNNNNNNNNNNNNNNNNNNNNNNNNNNNNNNNNNNNNNNNNNNNNNNNNNNNNNNNNNNNNNNNNNNNNNNNNNNNNNNNNNNNNNNNNNNNNNNNNNNNNNNNNNNNNNNNNNNNNNNNNNNNNNNNNNNNNNNNNNNNNNNNNNNNNNNNNNNNNNNNNNNNNNNNNNNNNNNNNNNNNNNNNNNNNNNNNNNNNNNNNNNNNNNNNNNNNNNNNNNNNNNNNNNNNNNNNNNNNNNNNNNNNNNNNNNNNNNNNNNNNNNNNNNNNNNNNNNNNNNNNNNNNNNNNNNNNNNNNNNNNNNNNNNNNNNNNNNNNNNNNNNNNNNNNNNNNNNNNNNNNNNNNNNNNNNNNNNNNNNNNNNNNNNNNNNNNNNNNNNNNNNNNNNNNNNNNNNNNNNNNNNNNNNNNNNNNNNNNNNNNNNNNNNNNNNNNNNNNNNNNNNNNNNNNNNNNNNNNNNNNNNNNNNNNNNNNNNNNNNNNNNNNNNNNNNNNNNNNNNNNNNNNNNNNNNNNNNNNNNNNNNNNNNNNNNNNNNNNNNNNNNNNNNNNNNNNNNNNNNNNNNNNNNNNNNNNNNNNNNNNNNNNNNNNNNNNNNNNNNNNNNNNNNNNNNNNNNNNNNNNNNNNNNNNNNNNNNNNNNNNNNNNNNNNNNNNNNNNNNNNNNNNNNNNNNNNNNNNNNNNNNNNNNNNNNNNNNNNNNNNNNNNNNNNNNNNNNNNNNNNNNNNNNNNNNNNGTGGGCCAGGCCCCCCCCCCGGCCCTGTATCTGTGCATCCATCCCAGGTAGGCCACGATGGCGGCGGCCGAATAGAGGAAGGCCAGAACCGCCACGGTGACGAAGAACCGAGCCGAGGGGGAGAAGTCGCCGCGCAGGTAAGATGGCGGAGGAGACGGGAGCGGGGGGCCGCACAGCGCCGACGGGGACGGCTGGAAGGAGGCCTCGTTTAGGCTATggggggggataaggggggTTAAAGGGGGCAGGATGTAGGCCCAAAGTAGGCCCGAAGTAGGCCCGAAGTA
This window harbors:
- the LOC107307776 gene encoding synaptophysin-like protein 2; translated protein: MPALTPPTPPNPNKAYFEEDLYFGPRKITALLKGPATLLGPTVGGTTSGFYLKDTTAYFGAYEKAYFGPTKGLRKATAPYSEGLLKAYFLGLLKAYVGPTSGLLPTLGLLWTYFGSTLGLLRAYFGPTLGLLWVYFGPTLGVLWAYFRPTLGLLWAYFGPTSGLLWAYILPPLTPLIPPHSLNEASFQPSPSALCGPPLPSPPPSYLRGDFSPSARFFVTVAVLAFLYSAAAIVAYLGWMHRYRAGGGAWALSMVLKWRCSPVGSCCSPTPTLGPYNPFRAPQPHFRTPPNPHFPPYFPPQDLAVTALLAFLWLCSSSAWGKALTDIHSSVGSPLPHCSPPNVTCVPGDVTSMRSLSVSVILGFLNLILWVGGCWFVYKETPFHRPPSAGPTTAPGAI